The following coding sequences are from one Lolium rigidum isolate FL_2022 chromosome 6, APGP_CSIRO_Lrig_0.1, whole genome shotgun sequence window:
- the LOC124664650 gene encoding uncharacterized protein LOC124664650 gives MATKELSIKLLINKKTGKLCFAEAGSDVVKFLTALLSLPLGTITSLLAKEGMVGSVGTLLGSAETLGAKYNTEELQLIPAAAPATVSSLQQLLGVKLNGSGTLYTCLGKAAATKCGQLSALYCSLCPSCRSYRRKAMTLAVDETNQPVVSAPTYTVKDDLSVTPASLSMITLLAQCGVKDLSVLQEKIVKIGNDEALGILAAAFKSKTVLTDVFMPKKSARGKRGAPEEAGPKKNGRCKTESAEEVIEI, from the exons ATGGCGACCAAGGAGCTATCGATAAAGCTGCTGATCAACAAGAAGACAGGCAAACTGTGCTTCGCCGAGGCCGGCAGCGACGTTGTGAAGTTCCTGAcggccctcctctccctcccgcTGGGCACCATCACCAGCCTGCTCGCCAAGGAGGGCATGGTCGGCAGCGTGGGGACACTGCTCGGCAGCGCGGAGACATTGGGCGCCAAGTACAATACCGAAGAGCTACAACTGAtcccggccgccgccccggccacGGTCTCCAGCCTGCAGCAGCTGCTGGGCGTCAAGCTCAACGGCAGTGGAACACTTTACACGTGCCTAGGTAAGGCTGCTGCCACCAAATGTGGACAGCTCTCGGCGCTCTATTGCAGTCTCTGCCCCAGTTGCCGCAGCTATAGGCGGAAGGCCATGACCCTCGCCGTCGACGAAACAAACCAACCCGTGGTGTCCGCGCCCACGTACACCGTGAAAGACGACCTCTCGGTGACGCCGGCGTCCTTGTCGATGATCACGCTGCTCGCCCAGTGCGGCGTCAAGGACCTCAGCGTGCTGCAGGAGAAGATCGTCAAGATCGGCAACGATGAG GCGCTGGGCATACTCGCTGCTGCCTTCAAATCCAAAACCGTCCTGACGGATGTCTTTATGCCGAAGAAGAGTGCTCGCGGCAAGAGGGGAGCTCCAGAGGAAGCGGGGCCGAAGAAGAATGGTCGATGCAAGACTGAATCTGCTGAAGAAGTCATTGAGATTTGA
- the LOC124664649 gene encoding uncharacterized protein LOC124664649, translated as MATKELSIKLVIDTKTDKLCFAEAGSDVVEFLSCLLSLPLGTVASLLTKESMVGSIGNVLGSMEQLDANYKSNVLRLSPAVAPATLSRLQQLLGSHLSNTNVFTCECPNNFPGPTFYFDNCNNRRASCGYFSATKGTACLVCQKPMDKPTTMAPDAATNGPKVVAASPTTYAVKDDLSVTPASNLLSGITLLSQCGVMNISALEEKTVKIGKEEALAILAASLKSKTVLTDVFLPKKNSRCKREPAEEVI; from the exons ATGGCGACCAAGGAGCTATCGATCAAGCTTGTGATCGACACAAAGACAGATAAACTCTGCTTCGCTGAGGCTGGCAGCGACGTCGTGGAGTTCCTCTCCTGCCTCCTCTCCCTGCCGCTGGGCACCGTCGCCAGCCTTCTAACGAAGGAGAGCATGGTCGGCAGCATCGGCAACGTGCTTGGGAGCATGGAGCAGCTGGACGCGAACTACAAGAGCAATGTGCTGCGTCTGAGTCCCGCCGTCGCCCCCGCCACACTCTCCCGCCTGCAGCAGCTGCTGGGCTCCCACCTCAGCAACACCAACGTCTTCACATGTGAATGTCCGAATAACTTCCCAGGCCCGACTTTTTATTTTGATAATTGCAACAATCGACGCGCCAGCTGCGGATACTTCTCGGCCACCAAAGGCACAGCCTGCCTCGTCTGCCAAAAACCAATGGACAAGCCTACGACAATGGCCCCCGACGCCGCAACCAACGGTCCCAAGGTGGTTGCGGCGTCGCCCACGACATACGCTGTCAAGGACGACCTCTCGGTGACTCCGGCGTCTAACCTGCTATCCGGCATCACTCTGCTCTCGCAGTGCGGCGTCATGAACATCAGCGCGCTGGAGGAGAAGACTGTCAAGATCGGCAAGGAAGAG GCGTTGGCGATACTCGCTGCTTCCCTCAAGTCCAAGACTGTCCTGACGGATGTTTTCCTGCCAAAAAAGAATTCTCGCTGCAAGAGGGAACCTGCTGAAGAAGTCATTTAG
- the LOC124668065 gene encoding probable carboxylesterase 15 translates to MSGGDKAPRVVEDLFGIVQILSDGTIVRGDEAVLRQNATYPDVPGVQWKDVVYHAVHGLRARVYRPASSPPLAGSSSKLPVLVYFHGGGYCIGSYAQPPFHSFCLRAAAELPAVVLSVQYRLAPEHRLPAAIEDGAYFLSWLRAQSELAADPWLAESADFARTFVSGVSAGANLAHHVTVQLAPAQLAVSPVRVVGYVLLSAFFGSAERTAAEVDPPPDVSLTVDMSDQLWYMSLPVGATRDHPVANPFGPDSPSLTAVDLPPALVVVPGSDVLRDHVRGYAARLKDMGKTVEVVEFEGEQHGFYVLQPFGEAADELMRVLRRFVYAAHSA, encoded by the coding sequence ATGTCCGGCGGCGACAAGGCACCGCGCGTTGTGGAGGACTTGTTCGGCATCGTCCAGATCCTCAGCGACGGCACCATTGTACGCGGTGATGAGGCCGTCCTCCGCCAAAACGCGACGTACCCGGACGTCCCCGGCGTGCAGTGGAAAGACGTCGTGTACCACGCGGTGCACGGCCTGAGGGCCCGCGTGTACAGGCCGgcgtcctcgccgccgctggCCGGTAGCAGCAGCAAGCTCCCGGTGCTGGTGTACTTTCACGGCGGAGGCTACTGCATCGGATCCTACGCGCAGCCACCCTTCCACTCCttctgcctccgcgccgccgccgagctcccGGCCGTCGTCCTCTCCGTCCAGTACCGCCTCGCCCCCGAGCACCGCCTCCCCGCCGCCATCGAGGACGGCGCCTATTTCCTGTCCTGGCTGCGCGCCCAGTCTGAGCTCGCCGCTGACCCGTGGCTCGCGGAGTCGGCCGACTTCGCAAGGACGTTCGTCTCCGGCGTATCAGCCGGCGCCAACCTGGCACACCACGTCACCGTCCAGCTCGCGCCCGCGCAGCTCGCGGTCAGCCCAGTACGCGTCGTCGGGTACGTCCTCCTCTCCGCGTTCTTTGGCAGCGCCGAGCGCACGGCGGCGGAGGTTGACCCGCCGCCGGATGTGTCCCTGACGGTCGACATGTCCGACCAGCTCTGGTACATGTCGCTGCCGGTCGGGGCGACCAGGGACCACCCGGTGGCCAACCCGTTCGGCCCGGACAGCCCCAGCCTCACGGCGGTGGACCTCCCGCCGGCGCTTGTGGTGGTGCCGGGGAGCGACGTGCTCCGCGACCACGTGCGCGGGTACGCGGCGAGGCTCAAGGACATGGGGAAGACCGTGGAGGTCGTCGAGTTCGAGGGAGAGCAGCACGGTTTCTATGTGCTCCAGCCGTTCGGCGAGGCGGCCGACGAGTTGATGCGAGTACTCAGGCGGTTTGTGTACGCAGCTCACAGCGCCTGA